The following are encoded in a window of Deinococcus arcticus genomic DNA:
- a CDS encoding Ig domain-containing protein yields the protein MTPHRPLGRALLALLVAGTLASCGQSLTGTSATGGRDPLQFVESPAGLAPAYVNETYAAPLTVSGGAGPYTVRKVSGTLPPGLTLQGQQLSGKPEKTGTYTFTVEVTDSTLSTKSRTITLNVQDLPPLSLAPTLPAGQIRGETRIPLTITAPRSVRAARFAWDLPAGVIVTRVQPEGNNVLFWRQQGSRVVVDLGFKTVPRTGARVALLTVKPTGPVALAAPTLAYEARDGEGKLLSQKLFPDEQKKLDEQKAAEQKAAEQKAAEQKAAEQKAAEQKAAEQKAAPSAPGSTPAGTGTGTGTGTTGTGTPTTTPVTPLPAPGGGK from the coding sequence ATGACACCTCACCGTCCCCTGGGCCGCGCGCTGCTGGCCCTGCTGGTGGCTGGCACGCTGGCCAGCTGCGGACAGAGCCTGACCGGCACCTCGGCCACGGGCGGGCGCGACCCGCTGCAGTTCGTGGAGTCGCCGGCTGGCCTGGCGCCCGCCTATGTCAATGAAACTTATGCGGCGCCCCTGACCGTCTCGGGCGGCGCGGGGCCGTACACGGTGCGCAAGGTCAGCGGCACCCTGCCCCCGGGCCTCACGCTGCAGGGCCAGCAGCTGAGCGGCAAGCCGGAAAAGACCGGCACCTATACCTTTACCGTGGAGGTGACCGATTCCACCCTCAGCACCAAGAGCCGCACCATCACCCTGAATGTGCAGGACCTGCCGCCGCTGAGCCTGGCCCCCACCCTGCCAGCCGGGCAGATTCGCGGTGAGACCCGCATTCCGCTGACCATCACCGCGCCGCGCAGCGTGCGGGCGGCGCGCTTTGCCTGGGACCTGCCGGCCGGCGTGATTGTCACGCGGGTCCAGCCCGAGGGCAACAACGTGCTGTTCTGGCGACAGCAGGGCAGCCGCGTGGTGGTGGACCTGGGCTTCAAGACTGTGCCGCGCACCGGCGCCCGCGTGGCCCTGCTGACTGTGAAGCCCACGGGCCCCGTCGCCCTGGCCGCCCCCACCCTGGCCTACGAGGCCCGCGACGGTGAGGGCAAGCTGCTCTCGCAGAAACTCTTCCCCGACGAGCAGAAGAAGCTGGACGAGCAGAAAGCCGCTGAACAGAAGGCGGCAGAACAGAAAGCAGCAGAACAGAAAGCGGCGGAGCAGAAGGCGGCGGAACAGAAGGCCGCCGAGCAGAAAGCCGCCCCGAGCGCACCCGGGAGCACCCCGGCGGGCACCGGGACTGGAACGGGGACCGGAACAACAGGGACTGGTACGCCCACCACCACCCCCGTCACCCCACTCCCTGCGCCGGGCGGTGGCAAGTGA
- a CDS encoding RNA-binding S4 domain-containing protein, which produces MTGDDTIDLQDFLKLRGLVETGGEAKFRVQGGEVRLNGDIETRRRKKLRRGDVVEYAGHRVTVDW; this is translated from the coding sequence ATGACAGGCGACGACACCATTGACTTGCAGGACTTCCTGAAACTGCGCGGGCTGGTGGAAACCGGCGGCGAGGCCAAATTCCGCGTGCAGGGCGGCGAGGTGCGCCTGAACGGTGACATCGAGACGCGGCGGCGCAAGAAGCTGCGCCGGGGCGACGTGGTGGAATACGCCGGGCACCGCGTGACGGTGGACTGGTAG